Part of the Sulfurimonas denitrificans DSM 1251 genome is shown below.
GGCGGTGCATGGAGTGGAACATTTAATAATGCAGCCTTGAGCGGAACAGGCGTATTTAAAGGGGTTAAAGAATGAAATTTTCATATGTCACAGCTATATTACTACTATCTATAAACCTCTTCGCAGATGAGAGCAGTTACAAAGATGCCATACAGAGTTATAACGCAAAAGAGTTTGCTAAGGCGTATCCTGTTTTTGAGGAGCTGAGTCTAAAGTCGCCAGCAAATGCGGAGTTAAACTTCTTTTTAGGTCGCTCTGCACTAGAGCTAAAGAGATATGATGAGGCACTTACAGCTTTTGATAGGGTGCTTATGCTAAATCCCTCGCACACAAGAACGCACATGGAGTTGGCACGTCTTTATTATGAGACAGGGCAGCTTGAGCTCTCTCAAGGAGAGTTGGATTTGGTGTTAAAAGAGAACCTTCCTCAAAATATTCGTGATGTAGCACTCGCTTTTAAAACAAGAATCAGTGAGCAGATGAAGCGTCACACTTTTGGCGGTGCGTTTATAGTCGGTATGGGATATGACAGCAATGCGAACAATGATATTGGGCGCAAGGAGTTCATTATTCCACTCTTTAATATGCCTATTGAGGGTAATGAAAAAGTGTCTGATACAAATCTTTTTGCAACTTTTGTTCTAAATCACAGCTATGATTTTGGAGATAGAAAAGGTTGGATGCTTGAGAGCTCATTTGTAGCATATACAAAACTATATAAAGAGTATGGTGAAAATGACCTCTCACTTTTCTCGCTAAGTGTGGCTCCAACTTGGAGTGAAAATAGCTATAAACTCTCATTTCCACTCACATATGACCGTATATTTTTAGATAACGATGGATATCTATATAATTTAAGTTCAGGCATAAGAGCAACTTACATGTTAAGTTCAATCTCTTTTCTTGAGGGTGGATATACATACAAAAGAGGCTACTATGATGAGGATAAAACTCAAGATAGCAACAGCCACACAATTAGTGCCTCTTACAAAAGAGCAATTGGTGAAGACCCTATTTTGTTCTCTCTAAATACGAGCTATGTGCAAACCTCTGAGGTAAATAGTGGCAGAACTGATGTTGAGAGCAGCGGCTGGAGAGTTGGAGGTGAGA
Proteins encoded:
- a CDS encoding porin family protein, with translation MKFSYVTAILLLSINLFADESSYKDAIQSYNAKEFAKAYPVFEELSLKSPANAELNFFLGRSALELKRYDEALTAFDRVLMLNPSHTRTHMELARLYYETGQLELSQGELDLVLKENLPQNIRDVALAFKTRISEQMKRHTFGGAFIVGMGYDSNANNDIGRKEFIIPLFNMPIEGNEKVSDTNLFATFVLNHSYDFGDRKGWMLESSFVAYTKLYKEYGENDLSLFSLSVAPTWSENSYKLSFPLTYDRIFLDNDGYLYNLSSGIRATYMLSSISFLEGGYTYKRGYYDEDKTQDSNSHTISASYKRAIGEDPILFSLNTSYVQTSEVNSGRTDVESSGWRVGGEIAKMFKNGVRTSIGYTRNETDYEKFDPLFQAKRSDERHEYEFGLGYSLSNSIMLNATLSYVENNSNQDPFNYDKITAITNAIISF